From the genome of Pseudomonadota bacterium, one region includes:
- a CDS encoding TraR/DksA C4-type zinc finger protein has product MNRSEQMGKISERLLKKRDEVFEAHRLSDEARLILSEHDIEPEDAAQKETIANVLAILDEIEQKEIQAINRALARMELGEYGSCEVCGKGIEVERLEAIPWTSVCSKHARTE; this is encoded by the coding sequence ATGAATAGATCGGAACAGATGGGGAAAATTAGCGAGCGGTTGCTTAAGAAACGTGATGAAGTCTTCGAGGCTCATAGACTCAGCGATGAAGCACGGCTTATCTTGTCAGAGCACGATATCGAACCCGAAGATGCAGCGCAGAAGGAGACTATTGCCAATGTTCTGGCAATACTGGATGAAATAGAGCAGAAAGAGATCCAGGCTATAAACAGGGCACTGGCGAGGATGGAACTCGGGGAATACGGCTCCTGTGAGGTTTGTGGAAAAGGAATCGAGGTGGAGCGCCTTGAGGCAATTCCCTGGACATCTGTCTGCAGTAAACATGCAAGAACAGAATAA